Proteins found in one Corynebacterium canis genomic segment:
- a CDS encoding PRD domain-containing protein: MKILRVLNNNVVLATDDSGGEVILTGWGVGFQTKPGRPVDQSKVQRVFIPEGNRSSDHLGEQLAAIPPEFIAAADDALQVVGRNPGTATIVALADHLHQASLRAAKLQEEYHPLATEVKHLYPEEYADARRILAAISTQLELELPQVEAVAIALHLVNAGLREGDLTDTYLMTGVFTQLFEIIEHSLGIEVPRESVTAARFITHMRYLFVRARQGTQLREGMAVLSESLQYSHPEAVACAGRLAAVLALRLGEPLTDDEIAYLALHVARLEA, translated from the coding sequence GTGAAAATCCTCCGGGTGCTGAACAATAACGTGGTGCTGGCCACCGATGATTCCGGCGGCGAGGTGATCCTCACCGGGTGGGGCGTGGGCTTTCAAACGAAGCCGGGCCGCCCGGTTGATCAATCGAAAGTCCAGCGGGTGTTTATCCCGGAGGGCAATCGCTCGAGCGATCACCTCGGCGAGCAGCTTGCCGCCATCCCGCCCGAGTTCATCGCGGCGGCCGACGATGCGCTGCAGGTTGTCGGCCGCAACCCCGGCACCGCGACCATTGTGGCGCTGGCAGATCACCTGCACCAGGCCAGCCTGCGGGCGGCAAAGCTGCAGGAGGAATACCACCCCTTGGCCACGGAAGTGAAGCACTTATACCCGGAGGAATATGCGGACGCCCGGCGTATCCTGGCGGCGATAAGCACCCAATTGGAGCTGGAATTGCCGCAGGTAGAGGCGGTTGCCATAGCCCTGCACCTGGTGAACGCAGGGCTGCGGGAAGGCGACCTGACGGACACCTACCTGATGACCGGCGTGTTTACCCAACTCTTTGAAATCATCGAACACAGCCTCGGTATCGAGGTTCCCCGGGAATCCGTCACGGCGGCGCGGTTTATTACACACATGCGATACCTCTTCGTCCGCGCCCGCCAGGGAACACAATTGCGAGAAGGTATGGCGGTGCTCAGCGAAAGCCTGCAGTATAGCCACCCCGAAGCGGTGGCCTGCGCCGGCCGATTGGCCGCCGTGCTCGCATTGCGCCTCGGCGAGCCGCTTACCGACGATGAAATCGCCTACCTAGCCCTGCACGTGGCGCGCCTGGAAGCTTGA
- a CDS encoding glycoside hydrolase family 1 protein, producing MMAFPKGFLWGGATAANQIEGAYNVDGKGLSIQDVLPRGVMAPPTQEPTPDNLKLEAIDFYHRYAEDIALFAEMGFKVFRFSIAWSRIFPRGDEEEPNEAGLAFYDRVLDELEKHGIEPLVTLSHYETPLALAREYGGWRNRKLIGFFERYAETVFRRYRGRVRYWLTFNEINSILHQPFLSGGIETPRAELTETELYQAIHHELVASGSVTRLAHEIDPENKVGCMVIGIPRYPLTPAPDDVYKALHETQLDIAFGDIHCRGAYPGYLLRHFREHGVELEITDADREAIAHTVDFVSFSYYMSACESADPAKQTKGAGNLMGGIPNPTLEASEWGWQIDPVGLRILLNLYWDRWQKPLFIVENGLGARDVLVDAPAGPTVHDDYRINYMRDHLVQVGEALADGVEILGYTSWGCIDLVSASTAQMSKRYGFIYVDRDDSGAGTFRRYPKDSFAWYRDVIASNGEALNSR from the coding sequence ATGATGGCTTTTCCCAAAGGTTTTCTCTGGGGCGGTGCGACCGCGGCGAACCAGATCGAAGGCGCATACAACGTCGACGGCAAAGGGCTATCCATCCAGGACGTGCTGCCGCGCGGCGTGATGGCACCGCCGACGCAGGAGCCCACGCCGGATAATCTCAAGCTGGAGGCGATCGATTTCTATCACCGCTACGCGGAGGACATCGCGTTGTTTGCGGAAATGGGGTTTAAGGTGTTCCGCTTTTCCATCGCCTGGTCGCGGATCTTCCCGCGTGGGGACGAGGAGGAGCCGAACGAGGCGGGCCTGGCCTTCTACGACCGTGTGTTGGATGAGCTGGAAAAGCATGGAATCGAACCCTTGGTCACGCTGAGCCACTATGAAACGCCGCTGGCACTGGCGCGCGAATACGGCGGCTGGCGCAACCGCAAACTCATCGGGTTTTTCGAACGTTATGCCGAAACGGTGTTTCGTCGCTACCGGGGCCGCGTGCGCTATTGGCTTACCTTTAATGAGATCAATTCGATCCTGCACCAGCCGTTCCTGTCCGGCGGCATCGAAACGCCGCGCGCGGAATTGACGGAGACGGAACTGTATCAGGCGATCCACCACGAGCTGGTGGCCTCCGGCAGCGTGACGCGCCTGGCGCATGAGATTGATCCGGAAAACAAGGTCGGGTGCATGGTTATCGGGATCCCGCGCTACCCGCTTACCCCGGCGCCGGATGATGTGTATAAGGCGCTGCATGAGACGCAATTAGATATTGCGTTCGGTGATATTCATTGCCGCGGTGCTTACCCGGGGTACCTGCTGCGGCACTTCCGTGAGCACGGCGTGGAGCTGGAAATCACCGATGCGGACCGCGAGGCAATCGCACACACCGTCGATTTTGTTTCCTTTTCGTACTATATGTCGGCGTGTGAATCCGCCGATCCGGCGAAGCAGACGAAGGGCGCGGGCAACCTTATGGGCGGCATCCCGAACCCCACCCTGGAGGCCTCCGAATGGGGCTGGCAGATCGACCCCGTGGGCTTGCGCATATTGCTGAATTTGTATTGGGACCGCTGGCAGAAACCGCTGTTTATCGTGGAAAACGGCCTCGGCGCCCGCGATGTGCTTGTCGACGCCCCGGCAGGCCCCACCGTGCACGACGACTACCGCATCAACTACATGCGTGATCACCTCGTGCAGGTGGGCGAGGCCCTTGCGGATGGGGTTGAGATCCTTGGCTATACCTCGTGGGGTTGCATCGACCTGGTGTCCGCTTCTACCGCACAAATGTCCAAACGCTATGGGTTTATCTATGTGGATCGCGACGATTCCGGGGCGGGCACCTTCCGGCGCTACCCCAAGGATTCCTTCGCCTGGTACCGGGATGTGATCGCTTCGAACGGAGAGGCGTTGAACAGCAGGTGA
- a CDS encoding beta-glucoside-specific PTS transporter subunit IIABC, with amino-acid sequence MAVKADFEDLAREVVAAFGGADNIRGVVHCATRLRFALIDAARADVKAAESAPGVLTVVTAGGQHQVVVGNDVPFAYEAVVALPGMQGKGGKESSTAEPAPKEKKNPLDAFVDIISAIFTPVLWALAGIALGKAGLSMVAQFGWLSPESTEYIVFNAAVDGLFTFLPLFLAVTAARRFRANEFIAMAVVAPLLHPDLVALMGGEEALRFFGLPLTSMSYASSVIPAIVSVWALSYVQRGLEKVLPSALRNFMVPLLCVIVMVPLVLLTIGPLTMLLANGISSGLLAIYQAMPWLAGALLGGFWQVLVIFGLHWGLVPVMLNDLATVGYSTIMAPLMPAVLAQCGAVLAVAIRTRNAKRRKLASPAAVSGFLAGVTEPIIYGVNLPLKVPFIIGCVSGAIGGAIVGIGGNAQDAFVFPSLLAFSASFTVGSIYTQVFASGLAILLAFIGTFVMLPSIERKEEAEAAAAEAAAGEAAAEVAGAASISGTVPVLLPVAGEVIPLAEVADPAFSSGAMGTGTAVLPTSNEFFAPVSGKVVAAPASGHAYGIRTEEGAEILVHIGIDTVKLKGEHFAPQVHKGDTVTRGQLLGTADVAAIAAAGFDPTTILVVTNPAKFAAVRVPEHTGAPAVRGEAGFLITL; translated from the coding sequence ATGGCCGTCAAGGCTGATTTTGAGGATTTGGCGCGGGAGGTGGTTGCCGCGTTCGGCGGTGCGGATAATATTCGCGGCGTGGTCCACTGCGCCACGAGATTGCGTTTCGCGCTTATCGACGCCGCGCGTGCGGACGTTAAGGCCGCGGAGTCGGCGCCGGGCGTGCTCACGGTGGTGACCGCAGGTGGCCAACACCAAGTGGTTGTGGGTAATGACGTCCCGTTTGCCTACGAGGCCGTGGTCGCCTTGCCGGGCATGCAAGGCAAGGGCGGTAAGGAATCTTCCACTGCGGAGCCTGCACCCAAGGAGAAGAAGAATCCGCTGGATGCCTTCGTGGATATCATTTCCGCGATTTTCACGCCGGTGTTGTGGGCCCTTGCCGGCATCGCGCTGGGCAAGGCCGGGTTGAGCATGGTGGCGCAATTCGGCTGGTTAAGCCCCGAAAGCACGGAATACATCGTGTTTAACGCCGCCGTGGATGGGTTGTTTACGTTCCTGCCGCTGTTTTTGGCGGTGACGGCGGCCCGCCGATTCCGAGCCAATGAGTTTATCGCGATGGCGGTGGTGGCGCCGCTGCTGCATCCCGATCTGGTTGCGCTGATGGGTGGGGAAGAGGCGCTGCGCTTCTTTGGGCTGCCGCTAACTTCCATGTCCTATGCGTCTTCGGTGATTCCCGCGATTGTGAGCGTGTGGGCGTTGAGCTATGTGCAGCGCGGTTTGGAAAAGGTGCTACCGAGCGCATTGCGGAACTTTATGGTCCCGTTGCTGTGCGTGATCGTTATGGTGCCGTTGGTTTTGCTCACCATCGGCCCCTTGACCATGCTGCTGGCCAATGGCATTTCCTCCGGTTTGCTCGCCATCTACCAGGCGATGCCCTGGCTGGCGGGCGCGTTGCTGGGCGGATTCTGGCAGGTACTGGTCATTTTCGGCTTGCACTGGGGCCTAGTGCCGGTGATGCTGAATGATCTTGCCACGGTTGGATACAGCACCATTATGGCCCCGCTGATGCCGGCGGTATTGGCCCAATGCGGCGCGGTGCTGGCGGTGGCGATTCGGACCCGAAACGCAAAGCGCCGCAAGCTTGCCTCCCCGGCGGCGGTGTCCGGATTCCTTGCCGGGGTGACCGAGCCGATCATTTACGGTGTGAACCTGCCGCTCAAGGTTCCGTTTATTATCGGTTGCGTCTCGGGCGCGATCGGCGGCGCGATCGTGGGTATCGGCGGCAACGCTCAAGACGCATTTGTGTTCCCATCGCTCTTGGCGTTTTCGGCGTCCTTTACCGTCGGCTCCATTTACACACAGGTGTTCGCCTCCGGGCTTGCGATCCTGCTGGCGTTTATCGGCACCTTTGTGATGCTGCCGTCCATCGAGCGCAAGGAAGAAGCCGAGGCGGCTGCCGCGGAAGCCGCGGCGGGGGAGGCGGCCGCGGAGGTCGCGGGCGCGGCGTCGATAAGCGGTACGGTGCCAGTCCTGTTGCCGGTGGCGGGCGAGGTAATCCCCCTGGCGGAGGTCGCGGACCCGGCGTTTTCAAGCGGAGCGATGGGCACGGGAACGGCGGTGCTGCCGACCAGCAACGAGTTCTTTGCCCCGGTCAGCGGCAAAGTGGTGGCGGCGCCGGCATCCGGGCACGCATACGGCATTCGCACGGAGGAGGGCGCGGAAATCCTCGTGCACATCGGCATCGACACGGTGAAGCTCAAGGGCGAGCATTTCGCGCCGCAGGTGCACAAGGGCGACACCGTCACCCGCGGCCAGCTGCTCGGCACGGCGGACGTGGCGGCTATCGCCGCCGCCGGTTTTGATCCAACAACTATCCTCGTGGTGACCAATCCAGCGAAATTCGCGGCCGTGCGGGTCCCCGAACACACTGGCGCCCCCGCCGTACGTGGGGAAGCCGGATTCTTGATCACCCTCTGA
- the orn gene encoding oligoribonuclease translates to MEIPPKNDRLVWIDLEMTGLDPKRHVIVEVAALVTDAQLNIIGEGVDLVIHATEEELREMDGFVAEMHRSSGLIDQIRESEITLQDAENAVLALVEKHCEKDHPAPLAGNSIATDRTFIRQYMPRLDAALHYRMVDVSSIKELARRWYPRAYYNQPTKGMAHRALADIVESIRELDYYRRSVFTPAPGVTTDQALEASRESTHAYQQFLQ, encoded by the coding sequence ATGGAAATACCCCCAAAGAATGACCGGCTGGTCTGGATTGATCTTGAAATGACGGGGTTGGACCCCAAGCGCCACGTCATCGTCGAGGTCGCCGCATTAGTCACGGACGCCCAACTCAATATCATTGGCGAGGGCGTGGACCTAGTTATCCACGCCACCGAGGAAGAGCTGCGGGAAATGGATGGCTTTGTGGCCGAGATGCACCGCAGCAGCGGGCTTATCGACCAAATTCGCGAATCCGAGATCACGCTGCAGGACGCTGAAAACGCCGTTCTCGCGCTCGTCGAAAAGCATTGCGAAAAGGATCACCCCGCGCCGCTGGCTGGCAACTCCATAGCCACGGATCGCACCTTTATTCGGCAATACATGCCGCGCCTCGACGCCGCGCTGCATTACCGCATGGTGGATGTCTCCAGCATCAAAGAGCTCGCTAGGCGCTGGTACCCGCGGGCGTACTACAACCAGCCAACCAAAGGCATGGCGCACCGCGCGCTCGCCGATATCGTCGAATCCATACGCGAACTCGACTACTACCGGCGCAGCGTGTTCACCCCCGCGCCCGGCGTAACCACCGACCAAGCGTTGGAAGCATCGCGCGAATCCACCCACGCCTACCAGCAGTTTTTGCAATAG
- the cmrA gene encoding mycolate reductase (Catalyzes the final step in mycolic acid biosynthesis.), with translation MSLPSPSASARALVTGASQGIGRAIARDLAKLGHSVILVARREQVLQEFAADLASRYGVTAEVRACDLSDPEQRGALIAEIADREVNIIINSAGTATFGPFMSQDWRREQQQFELNATAVFELTRAVLPGMLARREGAILNVGSTAGNVPIPNNATYVFTKAGVNAFTEALHYELKGTGVTCTLLAPGPVREAHIPAAEMTIVDRVVPGFLWTTYDACSVEALAALAASRRRVVPGPLSKLMHVLTAVLPTGVIAPVIGGFYKKMA, from the coding sequence ATGTCCCTCCCTTCTCCCAGCGCTTCCGCCCGGGCGCTTGTTACCGGCGCTAGTCAGGGTATTGGCCGGGCGATTGCTCGGGATTTGGCCAAGCTTGGGCACAGCGTGATTCTGGTGGCCCGCCGCGAGCAGGTGTTGCAAGAATTCGCCGCGGATTTGGCCTCGCGCTATGGCGTTACCGCCGAGGTTCGCGCGTGTGATCTATCGGATCCGGAGCAGCGCGGAGCGCTTATTGCGGAGATCGCGGATCGGGAGGTGAACATCATTATTAATTCCGCCGGTACGGCGACTTTTGGCCCGTTTATGTCCCAGGATTGGCGGCGGGAGCAGCAGCAATTCGAACTGAATGCCACCGCCGTGTTTGAGCTTACGCGGGCGGTATTGCCGGGCATGTTGGCCCGCCGCGAGGGCGCGATTTTGAACGTCGGTTCGACGGCTGGCAATGTGCCCATCCCCAATAATGCGACGTATGTGTTCACCAAGGCCGGTGTGAACGCGTTTACGGAGGCGCTGCACTACGAGCTCAAGGGCACGGGCGTCACCTGCACGCTGTTGGCCCCCGGCCCGGTGCGGGAGGCCCATATACCCGCCGCGGAGATGACCATCGTGGACCGCGTGGTTCCGGGCTTTTTGTGGACCACCTATGACGCCTGCTCCGTGGAGGCCCTCGCAGCCCTTGCTGCTTCTCGACGTCGCGTCGTTCCAGGTCCGCTGTCAAAGCTTATGCACGTACTCACCGCTGTCCTGCCTACTGGTGTTATTGCGCCGGTGATCGGCGGGTTCTACAAGAAAATGGCGTAA
- the cas3 gene encoding CRISPR-associated helicase Cas3' yields MKDQCLNLQPEPVGVPQRTWAKFQFDTKDWMPLFRHLDDAACVAWCLWDEWLSGNARSLITRECGGDALLAKKIAVLVAAGHDIGKHSSAFAMQVPSLKDHMIDGGAKFLTLTPDERRMVPHAIVSGLSFRDWYQEAIEDNYLQAFEAIASIVASHHGRFPSHQLMNNNPQYLREKIEFPEWHQERMGWWERAIATAGITDEDLKTLRQIKLSQSSQLILSGLLVMCDWIASNQSLFPLTDLSPSDERTDNALDQLQLPPQWEPLPPTSDAELFASRFKLPSEASLRPIQEAAISLARDANEPCLMLIEAPTGEGKTEAALAAAEILACKFELNGITFALPTCATSDGIFPRVIAWLGTTLQAGTQASAVLTHGRAQFNETYRELFAPKYIENVYDDDQSRYDETRPKSIYAHWWLRGRKTSSLANFTVGTIDQVLFAALSSKHLMLRHVGLSGKVVIFDEIHASDTYMMVYLERALQWLGAMGVPVIALSATLHPKRRAALLSAYKQGACMFSAKSYGRSTRKTDETEAQSQTGYPLISVAASDNTEFKALKPSTRKAQYNLEFIGEEVSDIAELIIENSSNGGCIAAICNTVNRAQTLYQQLSNHFSENEIVLLHSRFAATERRKMEKELVRKLGPQQKDRPKKLIVVATQVIEQSLDIDFDLLYTDIAPMDLLIQRAGRLHRHAEHHNLRPSNLSTARLVTGGFTNSQPPTFDGGSEAVYGRALLLKTLATVQGHIQTSGSSIESPRDVSGLVRSAYSEDLTPPVGWESIWEEAEQERREHEAALIEKAKSYRIKIPKTEPLTGFDTGTAGEADDNHRGRAQVRDAEDSLDVILVQRVNDELRTLPFLDTYPGARVDMTAGIDDELARCTSMCTVSLPAFLARGSLANRVISELEQNGIESWQRSHWLRGELPLILDEDLKADLAGLLVRYDRKLGLTVTTPERSV; encoded by the coding sequence ATGAAGGATCAGTGTCTCAACCTCCAACCGGAACCGGTGGGAGTGCCACAACGAACTTGGGCCAAGTTTCAATTCGATACAAAAGACTGGATGCCCTTGTTTCGACATCTTGATGATGCCGCATGCGTCGCTTGGTGTCTGTGGGACGAATGGTTGTCTGGCAATGCGCGCTCATTGATTACGCGAGAATGCGGTGGCGATGCGCTCCTGGCGAAAAAGATCGCAGTGCTCGTCGCTGCCGGCCACGACATCGGCAAACATAGCAGTGCGTTTGCCATGCAGGTTCCATCTCTCAAAGACCACATGATTGATGGCGGGGCCAAGTTTTTAACCCTGACGCCAGACGAACGCCGAATGGTGCCTCACGCCATAGTTAGTGGGTTGAGTTTCCGAGACTGGTACCAGGAGGCCATCGAAGATAACTATTTGCAAGCTTTTGAAGCGATCGCCTCGATCGTTGCTTCCCACCACGGTCGGTTTCCGAGCCATCAGCTCATGAACAATAACCCCCAGTACCTACGGGAAAAAATTGAGTTTCCAGAATGGCACCAAGAGCGAATGGGCTGGTGGGAACGCGCCATTGCTACGGCCGGGATAACGGACGAAGATCTCAAAACACTGAGGCAGATCAAACTATCGCAATCGAGCCAACTTATCCTCAGCGGACTCCTCGTGATGTGCGACTGGATCGCTTCCAATCAGAGCTTGTTTCCCCTCACCGATTTATCCCCCAGCGACGAACGCACCGACAATGCACTGGATCAGCTCCAGTTACCACCCCAGTGGGAGCCTTTACCGCCAACCAGCGACGCCGAATTGTTTGCGTCACGTTTCAAACTTCCGAGCGAAGCTAGCCTGCGTCCAATACAAGAGGCCGCGATAAGTCTCGCGCGGGACGCCAATGAACCGTGCCTCATGCTCATTGAGGCACCGACAGGCGAAGGAAAGACCGAAGCCGCCCTTGCGGCAGCCGAAATCCTTGCTTGTAAATTCGAATTAAATGGAATCACGTTTGCACTTCCAACTTGCGCAACGAGCGACGGAATATTCCCACGAGTTATCGCGTGGCTAGGAACTACATTGCAGGCAGGAACCCAAGCAAGTGCAGTCTTAACTCATGGTCGCGCGCAATTCAACGAAACGTATCGCGAATTGTTCGCCCCGAAATACATCGAAAATGTTTATGACGATGATCAATCAAGGTATGACGAAACGAGGCCAAAATCGATATACGCCCACTGGTGGCTGCGTGGCCGAAAAACATCGTCTCTCGCAAACTTTACGGTGGGGACGATTGATCAAGTCCTATTCGCAGCACTTAGTTCGAAACATTTAATGCTCAGGCACGTTGGACTCAGTGGCAAGGTCGTCATATTTGATGAGATTCACGCATCCGATACATACATGATGGTGTATTTGGAGCGCGCTCTCCAATGGCTTGGCGCCATGGGAGTCCCAGTCATCGCACTGTCCGCCACGCTACACCCGAAACGCCGAGCCGCGCTCCTTTCCGCGTACAAGCAAGGTGCCTGCATGTTCAGCGCGAAGTCGTACGGTCGTTCGACACGGAAAACAGACGAAACTGAAGCGCAATCCCAAACTGGTTATCCATTAATCAGTGTTGCCGCTTCAGATAACACAGAATTCAAAGCTCTAAAACCTTCGACACGGAAAGCCCAATACAATCTGGAATTTATTGGTGAAGAAGTCTCTGACATAGCGGAGCTAATCATCGAAAACTCTTCGAACGGGGGCTGCATCGCCGCAATCTGCAATACAGTCAATCGTGCGCAAACGCTCTACCAACAGCTCTCCAACCACTTTTCAGAAAATGAAATTGTTCTTCTACATTCTCGGTTCGCGGCAACGGAACGTCGGAAAATGGAAAAAGAACTAGTACGAAAGCTTGGCCCGCAACAAAAAGACCGGCCAAAGAAGTTAATCGTGGTCGCGACACAGGTAATTGAGCAATCCCTCGACATCGATTTCGATCTGCTCTACACAGACATAGCGCCTATGGATTTGTTGATCCAGCGAGCTGGGCGATTGCACAGACACGCTGAACACCACAATCTCCGCCCATCAAACCTATCAACCGCGCGATTAGTAACTGGAGGGTTTACGAATTCCCAGCCGCCAACCTTCGACGGAGGAAGTGAAGCCGTCTACGGAAGAGCGTTGCTGCTAAAAACACTCGCTACTGTTCAGGGCCACATACAAACAAGTGGCTCATCGATCGAGTCTCCGCGCGATGTCTCTGGACTGGTCCGCAGCGCGTATTCGGAGGATCTAACCCCTCCAGTTGGCTGGGAATCCATATGGGAAGAAGCGGAGCAAGAGAGAAGGGAACACGAGGCTGCCTTAATTGAAAAAGCAAAGAGTTACCGCATCAAAATTCCAAAGACTGAACCGCTAACAGGGTTTGATACTGGGACGGCTGGGGAGGCCGACGATAACCACCGTGGACGAGCTCAAGTTCGCGATGCAGAAGACTCCTTAGACGTGATCTTGGTGCAACGAGTTAACGATGAGCTCCGCACATTGCCGTTTTTAGACACGTATCCCGGCGCGCGCGTAGATATGACTGCTGGCATCGACGATGAGCTCGCGCGATGCACGTCAATGTGCACCGTATCGTTACCCGCATTCCTTGCCAGAGGATCTCTTGCCAATCGGGTAATCAGTGAGCTCGAGCAAAATGGAATAGAATCATGGCAACGTTCGCATTGGCTCCGAGGGGAGTTGCCGCTCATTCTGGATGAAGATCTAAAAGCCGATTTAGCTGGGCTTTTAGTTCGCTACGATAGGAAGCTCGGGCTCACAGTGACCACCCCCGAAAGAAGTGTTTAA
- the casA gene encoding type I-E CRISPR-associated protein Cse1/CasA — translation MNLVSSPWIPVINTSGSTELISIRTALNHAGDYLDVAAELPSMDFGIRRILLAILYRATIEQLEEGDPFEIWKLWWIAGEFPSDSINAYLDTWEHRFDLFDETAPFLQTPSLHTQKGDWKDLGVLISDSPGAGALYNQLDPDAPIDPATAARWLIHANAFDYSGIKSGAVGDKRVKGGKGYPMGIGWSGWLGCTTIKGQNLFETLALNFVANRELDDDTFEKDLPIWEEKPLTSSARPEAQAWGQVSLITWPQRRIRLKEEHGLVTGVLICNGDPVDYTNQRGNEYMSPWRYSKPQSSKAKQPIYMPSGLQPGRAMWRGLETLLPPSSENMVKAPDKQSVHASYPATTVEWVGELTTRRILPTSFRMNLEVTSVIYGTQSAVIDQVIQDSLTFPALLATTEGEQLRAIVATAVQRADIAANALAKFAGNLARAEGGEPATATESTRKSVFGLIDPLFRDWLSRLTISEKEAEVELQQWTDQLRYLVKDEGATLVQRTSPAAWTGREIDDRLYTVGQAEAWFFAEINKSLPKPKGDPQQ, via the coding sequence ATGAACCTGGTAAGTTCACCGTGGATCCCCGTGATTAATACGAGCGGATCCACCGAACTCATCAGCATCAGAACTGCACTGAACCATGCGGGAGACTACCTCGACGTTGCCGCCGAACTACCCAGCATGGACTTCGGAATTCGCAGAATTCTGCTCGCTATTCTCTACCGCGCAACCATCGAACAACTGGAAGAAGGAGACCCCTTCGAAATCTGGAAGTTGTGGTGGATTGCAGGTGAATTCCCAAGCGATTCTATTAATGCGTACTTGGACACTTGGGAACACCGCTTCGATTTGTTCGACGAGACAGCTCCGTTTCTCCAAACTCCAAGCCTTCACACCCAGAAAGGCGATTGGAAAGACCTCGGTGTGCTGATTTCAGACAGCCCCGGGGCAGGCGCTTTGTACAACCAACTCGATCCAGATGCTCCGATCGATCCTGCAACCGCAGCTCGCTGGTTGATTCACGCCAACGCGTTCGACTACTCCGGAATAAAATCTGGCGCAGTCGGCGATAAACGCGTGAAAGGCGGGAAAGGCTACCCAATGGGTATCGGGTGGAGCGGCTGGCTGGGATGCACCACGATCAAAGGTCAAAACCTGTTTGAAACACTTGCTCTCAACTTTGTAGCCAATCGTGAACTCGACGACGATACCTTTGAAAAGGATCTTCCAATTTGGGAAGAAAAGCCATTGACCTCCAGTGCTCGGCCCGAAGCACAGGCATGGGGTCAAGTCTCCCTAATCACTTGGCCTCAACGTCGGATTCGGCTCAAGGAAGAACACGGACTGGTTACCGGGGTACTCATCTGTAACGGTGATCCAGTCGATTACACGAATCAACGCGGCAATGAATACATGTCCCCCTGGCGTTACTCCAAACCACAATCATCCAAAGCCAAGCAACCAATTTACATGCCAAGTGGATTGCAGCCCGGCCGAGCAATGTGGCGTGGACTCGAAACACTACTCCCCCCAAGTTCCGAGAACATGGTAAAAGCACCCGACAAGCAATCGGTCCACGCTTCATACCCAGCAACGACCGTGGAATGGGTCGGCGAACTCACTACCCGCCGGATATTACCTACATCTTTCCGAATGAACCTCGAGGTCACCTCAGTCATCTACGGAACCCAGAGCGCAGTGATAGATCAAGTGATCCAAGATTCCCTGACCTTCCCTGCACTCCTCGCAACAACTGAAGGGGAACAGCTACGAGCAATCGTGGCAACAGCTGTGCAACGCGCCGATATCGCCGCCAACGCACTTGCCAAATTCGCTGGAAATCTTGCCCGCGCTGAAGGTGGAGAACCAGCCACTGCAACCGAGTCCACTCGCAAATCAGTATTCGGTCTCATTGACCCGTTGTTCCGCGATTGGCTTAGTCGCCTCACCATTTCCGAAAAAGAAGCGGAAGTCGAACTCCAGCAATGGACCGACCAACTTCGATATCTCGTAAAAGATGAAGGTGCCACATTAGTGCAACGAACCTCCCCCGCAGCTTGGACCGGCCGCGAAATAGACGATCGCCTCTACACAGTCGGTCAAGCCGAGGCCTGGTTCTTTGCAGAAATCAACAAATCCCTACCGAAACCGAAAGGAGACCCGCAGCAATGA
- the casB gene encoding type I-E CRISPR-associated protein Cse2/CasB — translation MTDTKPMPKRSRVAGFTRARIEYLQNQYTTGNPAARADLARFRRAVGKPLGATPETWQVFSQGFPEELIGRGDAPSKAENAAYHAITLYALHQQSKTDKYMHVASKDEGNRLTTSPGLGDAIRQLANPANPDESKAIMRRFTAITTAQTFDALVYHLRGLIKLFRTENIALDYGRLASDLYELQFPESAKSVRLNWARQLYRTHKDS, via the coding sequence ATGACGGACACAAAACCAATGCCCAAAAGATCCCGCGTCGCAGGCTTCACTCGTGCCCGCATCGAGTATTTGCAAAACCAATACACGACCGGAAACCCCGCAGCCCGCGCAGACCTCGCCCGCTTTCGCCGAGCGGTCGGAAAACCGCTGGGTGCCACCCCAGAAACCTGGCAAGTATTTTCGCAAGGCTTCCCAGAAGAGCTGATCGGTCGGGGCGATGCCCCAAGCAAGGCGGAAAACGCAGCCTATCACGCGATCACCCTGTATGCGCTGCATCAGCAATCTAAAACCGACAAATACATGCATGTCGCATCCAAGGATGAAGGTAATCGCCTCACCACCTCACCAGGGTTAGGCGATGCGATCCGCCAGCTTGCCAATCCCGCCAACCCTGACGAATCCAAAGCAATCATGCGCCGATTCACCGCAATTACAACGGCTCAGACTTTCGATGCCCTCGTGTACCACCTGCGCGGATTAATCAAGCTGTTCCGTACCGAAAACATTGCGTTGGACTACGGTCGCCTCGCCTCGGATTTGTACGAGCTGCAATTCCCCGAATCCGCCAAGTCGGTTCGTCTCAATTGGGCGCGCCAACTGTACCGCACCCACAAAGATTCCTAA